In the genome of Populus trichocarpa isolate Nisqually-1 chromosome 6, P.trichocarpa_v4.1, whole genome shotgun sequence, one region contains:
- the LOC112323216 gene encoding mitochondrial import inner membrane translocase subunit TIM17-2: MGTPETSREPCPDRIIDDIGGAFGMGAVGGSAFHFIKGVYNSPTGTRLIGGTQAVRMNAPRVGGSFAVWGGLFSAFDCSMVYLRQKEDPWNSIIAGAATGGFLSMRQGLGASGRSALFGGVLLALIEGAGIMLNKVMSAQQEMPIMIEDPVPSMAGGHGSPMGQPHAHAQEGASASGTNSGSWFGGWFGGGKKESEANISGSKTEILESFDAPPVPNFEYK; the protein is encoded by the coding sequence ATGGGAACACCTGAAACTTCTCGTGAGCCGTGTCCAGATCGTATTATCGATGATATCGGCGGCGCTTTCGGCATGGGAGCCGTCGGTGGCTCAGCTTTCCACTTCATCAAAGGCGTCTACAACTCTCCAACAGGCACGCGGCTTATCGGCGGAACTCAAGCAGTTCGCATGAACGCTCCGCGTGTTGGCGGTAGCTTTGCCGTCTGGGGCGGCCTCTTCTCTGCCTTCGACTGCTCAATGGTTTACCTCCGCCAGAAGGAAGATCCATGGAACTCGATCATCGCTGGCGCCGCCACCGGTGGCTTCCTCTCCATGCGGCAAGGGCTTGGCGCGTCGGGTCGGTCGGCTCTTTTTGGTGGCGTGTTACTGGCTTTGATTGAAGGAGCTGGAATTATGCTCAATAAGGTAATGAGTGCTCAACAGGAGATGCCTATTATGATTGAAGATCCTGTTCCTTCTATGGCTGGTGGGCATGGTTCTCCTATGGGCCAGCCCCACGCCCATGCCCAAGAGGGTGCATCTGCAAGTGGGACGAATTCGGGTTCGTGGTTCGGTGGATGGTTCGGTGGAGGGAAGAAGGAATCAGAGGCTAATATAAGCGGAAGCAAGACTGAGATTTTAGAGAGCTTTGATGCACCACCAGTGCCAAATTTTGAGTACAAGTGA